The genomic stretch GCATGGGCGCCCGGCCCTCCGTGGATCCAGGCGTGGTTCGGCGCGCCGCCGGCGACGGCGATCTCCATCAGGTCGTGATAGGCCGGATGATAGGCGACCTGGTTGATGCGGCGGCCGTGGCGGTCGAAGGCGCGCAGTTCCGGGACATGCCGGTTGGCCTGTTCGGCCTTCTCGAAGACCGCGTCGCTGCCCATCAGCCGGCCGAATTCCGCGAGCCGGTCCGCGGCCGGTCCGGCGCCTTCCCGCGCCACCGCTTCGCGCAGCGCGATGTCGCCGGCCCACAAATCCTGGTCGCCGATCAGCGGCGGCATGTTGACGACCTCGTGGGTCGGCAGGTCGGCGATGGGTTTGAGCGGGATCATCCCTCTATCCGTTTCCGCCGGGGGCCGCTTGCGTCAGGCCGCCGGCACATAGTCCTTGCGCAATTCCCATTTCAGCACCTTGCCCGTCGCGTTGCGCGGCAGCACGTCCGTCCAGGCGACCGAGGCCGGCACCTTGAAGCGGGCGAGGTTGGCGAGGCAATGGGAGATAAGCTCCTGTTCGCTCAGCGTCTCGCCGGGCTTGACGACGACGACCGCCTTGCCGACCTCGCCCCAGCGCTCGTCCGGCACGCCGATCACCGCCGCCTCGGCAATCTGCGGCAGTTGGTAGATCACGCTTTCGACTTCCGCCGGATACACATTCTCGCCGCCGGAGATATACATGTCCTTCCAGCGGTCGACGATATAGACGAAGCCTTCGTCGTCCATCCGGGCGGCGTCGCCGGTCTTGAGGAAGCCGTCGACGAAGGCGGCCTCGGTCGCCTCCGGCTTATTCCAGTAGCCGGGCGTGACGTTGGGGCCGCGGATCAGCAGTTCGCCGGTCTCGCCGCGCGGCACGTCGCTGCCCGTGTCGTCGACGATCCTGATCTCGGTGTGCATGACCGGCTTGCCGGCCGATCCGGCCTTGCGGCGCGTATCCCGGATATCGAGGAAGAGGCCGGCTGGGCTGGTCTCGGTCATGCCCCAGCCCTGGACCAGCGGTATGCCGCGGTCGAGCCAGGCTTCCAGGATCGGCACCGGGCAGGAGGCGCCGCCGACGCCGCACATGACGAGGCGCGACAGGTCTGCCGTCTCGAAATTCGGCGCCTGCATCATGAACTGGTAATGCGCCGGCACGCCGAAGAAGTGGGTGATGCCCAGCGCCGGGTCGCCGATGTAGTCGAGGGCGGCGGCGGGCTCGAACTCGCGCATGATGATGTTCTGGCCGCCGGCGTGCAGCACCGGGTTGGTGTAGCAGTTGAGCCCGCCGGTGTGGAACAGCGGCAGCACGACAAGCTGGATCGTGTCGGGCGACAACCGGCTGCTGAACCCCAGGTTGATGCAGTTGTACAGGTGCATCCGGTGCGTGATCATCGCGCCCTTGGGCCGCCCGGTGGTGCCGGACGTGTACATGATCATCGCCAGATCGTCGTGGGTCAGCGCCTCGATTGCCGGCTCCGGCGGTGCCGAGGCGAGCGCGGCGTCGTAGGGGTTGTCCGGATTCTCGACGTCGATGGTCAGTCCGTGCGGGATGGTGCAGCTGTCGCGCAGGGCATCGCACACCTGGGTGAATTCGACATCGTGGATCAGCACCTTGGGCGCGCAATCGCCCAGGATATATTCGAGTTCCGGCTGCGCCAGCCGCCAGTTCAGCGGCACCATGACCGCGCCGGTCTTGCCCGCGGCGAATTCCAGTTCGAAGAATTCCGGGCCGTTATAGGCCAGGATGGCGACCCGGTCGCCGCGGCCGACGCCGCGGTCCTGCAGCCAGCGCCCCAGCCGCGCCGAGCGCTCGTCCATCTGGGCATAGGTGTAGCTCCGGCCGTTCCGGATATCGACCTGGGCCAGGGCGTCAGGCCGGATCGCCGCGTGGCCTGCGGCCCAGTCGTAGTAGGGAACGGGCATCCGCTACTGTTCCTCGTCTTCTTTTCTTTGGCCGTTCCGGGCCGGCGCGATCCTTCGCGTGTCGGCCCTATCCCGGCAGATATTCGGCGAACTGTTTTTCGACGCCTTTCGGGTCGGCGGCGAGGCCCTGGCTGACGCCGCCGGCGACGACGCCGGGATAGATGTCCTCCTCGCCGGCCTCGACGGCGTCGAGGGCCGCGTTGGCGACATCCGCCGGCTCTTCCAGCGGCGGCGGATTCATGTCGCCCATGCGGGTGTTGATGGCGGCCGGCATGACCGCGACCACCAGCGTGCCCTGGGCCGCCAGTTCGGCGCGCACGCCCTGGGTCAGCGACAGGGTCGCGGCCTTGGACGCGCAGTAGGTGCCGATCATGGGCAGGTTCACCCGGGCCAGGATCGACAGCATGTTGACGATGGCGCCGCCGCCGTTGGCGCCGAGGACCGGACCGAACTGCCGGCACATTTCCATGGTGCCGAAATAGTTGACCGCCATCTCGTTGCGCGCGTTCTGCTGGGCGGCGTCGGCGGAGATCGGCCGGTTGTGGTTCACCCCGGCATTGTTGACCAGCAGGGTGACGTCGCCGCACTCCGCCGCCGCCTTTGCGACCGCCGCATGGTCGGTCACGTCCAGTTCGACCGGCTGCACGCGGCCGTCCGGCGCCTCGTAACCCTCGGTCGAGCGCATGGCGGCGTAG from Rhodospirillaceae bacterium encodes the following:
- a CDS encoding long-chain fatty acid--CoA ligase; the protein is MPVPYYDWAAGHAAIRPDALAQVDIRNGRSYTYAQMDERSARLGRWLQDRGVGRGDRVAILAYNGPEFFELEFAAGKTGAVMVPLNWRLAQPELEYILGDCAPKVLIHDVEFTQVCDALRDSCTIPHGLTIDVENPDNPYDAALASAPPEPAIEALTHDDLAMIMYTSGTTGRPKGAMITHRMHLYNCINLGFSSRLSPDTIQLVVLPLFHTGGLNCYTNPVLHAGGQNIIMREFEPAAALDYIGDPALGITHFFGVPAHYQFMMQAPNFETADLSRLVMCGVGGASCPVPILEAWLDRGIPLVQGWGMTETSPAGLFLDIRDTRRKAGSAGKPVMHTEIRIVDDTGSDVPRGETGELLIRGPNVTPGYWNKPEATEAAFVDGFLKTGDAARMDDEGFVYIVDRWKDMYISGGENVYPAEVESVIYQLPQIAEAAVIGVPDERWGEVGKAVVVVKPGETLSEQELISHCLANLARFKVPASVAWTDVLPRNATGKVLKWELRKDYVPAA